A single genomic interval of Parvularcula marina harbors:
- a CDS encoding GumC family protein, with translation MNAFTQITMPMQQTGNNAPAIDLPALWSIFRRRFRIFVAAAIVTLALVTVITFQMTPKYTAEARVVLNARETQALDVSAIISGISPDAATVETEVQIIRSRSMAERVADELNLFEEPEFNPSVSGKKGFFSGLFPSQLSSEDNDRMMRSRVINRVLDAVEVERAGITHAISIRVESKSPSRAADIANAFAEQYLVDSLDKKFETYQIVSTYLSEAVTEHRVKLRIAEDAIETYRAENGLLSAEGSLLSEQQIADLQAQLIASEAELAERLAKLRDVNQRLAAGVSADAIADVLASPVISDLRAKQADLARRRADLESRYGPLHPSLDNLKSEEADLQGQVQAEIDRIVGRLESDVSVARERVGSIRSAINGLRSDLSTDNQALVRLRELEREADVSRKNYEALLARAQQAELFEDLAEADARIADRAAVPTSPSSPNKKLNLALGIILGGAMGGLMIVLAEIFDNGIRTAEDIERTLNTNLVALVPALTPEKLTGEITSPQDYLVEKPLSSFAESYRTLRTALTLGKEAGSGGRVIALTSALSGEGKSSSAMCLGRISALSGDKVLVIDCDVRRRMLSTKLMDDDAAPRGLAEVLRGDVPLRNAILKDDKSDLRILPVSEDRSGLGDLFGSGRFEALLSQLRTKFDLIILDTAPLTAVADTRMVVSLADKVVQFVKWKQTPVTVARTANKILGELDTELAGAVLSQVDMRAQAGYGYEGSYRYYAQHGKYYYD, from the coding sequence ATGAACGCCTTTACGCAGATCACCATGCCGATGCAGCAAACAGGTAATAATGCCCCCGCGATCGACCTGCCCGCGCTGTGGTCCATCTTCCGTCGCCGTTTCCGGATCTTCGTCGCTGCCGCGATCGTGACGCTGGCGCTGGTTACCGTCATCACTTTTCAGATGACCCCGAAATATACCGCCGAGGCGCGGGTCGTTCTCAATGCCCGAGAGACGCAAGCCCTTGATGTCTCCGCCATCATCTCCGGCATCTCACCCGATGCGGCAACAGTAGAGACGGAAGTTCAGATCATCCGTAGTCGGTCCATGGCCGAGCGCGTGGCGGATGAGCTAAACCTGTTTGAAGAGCCTGAGTTCAATCCGTCCGTGAGCGGCAAGAAGGGGTTCTTCTCCGGCCTCTTCCCTTCGCAGCTCTCATCTGAAGATAATGATCGCATGATGCGCTCGCGCGTGATCAATCGGGTGCTCGATGCCGTTGAGGTTGAGCGTGCTGGGATCACCCATGCCATTTCCATCCGGGTTGAAAGCAAAAGCCCGTCGCGCGCGGCGGACATCGCCAATGCCTTTGCCGAGCAATATCTCGTCGACAGCCTCGATAAGAAATTTGAGACCTACCAGATCGTCAGCACCTATCTGAGTGAGGCCGTGACCGAGCATCGCGTCAAGCTGCGGATCGCAGAAGACGCCATCGAAACCTATCGCGCCGAAAACGGTCTTCTGTCTGCGGAAGGATCGCTTCTTTCCGAGCAACAGATTGCTGATCTTCAGGCCCAACTGATCGCATCAGAAGCAGAGCTTGCCGAACGCCTTGCCAAGCTGCGCGACGTCAATCAGCGCCTTGCTGCGGGCGTCAGCGCCGATGCCATTGCTGATGTGCTCGCATCCCCCGTCATCTCTGACCTGCGCGCCAAACAGGCCGATCTTGCGCGCCGCCGGGCGGATCTTGAATCCCGCTATGGCCCGCTTCACCCCAGCCTTGATAATCTGAAGTCGGAGGAAGCCGATCTTCAGGGGCAGGTGCAGGCTGAAATCGACCGGATCGTCGGGCGCCTTGAAAGCGATGTCTCCGTCGCGCGAGAGCGTGTTGGGTCAATCCGTTCCGCGATCAATGGTCTGCGCTCTGATCTCTCCACCGACAACCAGGCACTTGTCCGCCTGCGCGAGCTGGAACGCGAAGCGGATGTCAGCCGCAAGAACTATGAGGCGCTGCTCGCTCGTGCGCAGCAGGCGGAGCTTTTCGAAGACCTCGCCGAGGCTGATGCGCGTATCGCTGACCGTGCCGCCGTGCCGACCAGTCCTTCTTCGCCGAACAAGAAACTGAACCTTGCCCTTGGCATTATACTTGGCGGCGCCATGGGTGGCCTGATGATCGTCCTTGCCGAGATCTTCGACAATGGCATCCGCACGGCAGAAGACATTGAGCGCACACTGAATACAAACCTTGTCGCGCTGGTGCCGGCCCTGACGCCGGAGAAACTGACGGGCGAGATCACCTCCCCGCAGGATTATCTTGTCGAGAAACCGCTCTCTTCATTCGCGGAAAGCTACCGCACGCTTCGCACCGCGCTGACGCTCGGCAAGGAAGCAGGTTCGGGTGGCCGGGTGATCGCGCTGACCTCGGCGCTGTCGGGCGAAGGCAAGTCGTCGTCGGCCATGTGCCTTGGCCGGATTTCGGCCCTGTCGGGCGACAAGGTGCTGGTCATCGATTGTGACGTCCGCCGCCGCATGCTCTCGACCAAGCTGATGGATGACGATGCAGCGCCTCGCGGTCTCGCCGAAGTCCTGCGCGGCGATGTGCCCCTGCGCAATGCGATCCTCAAAGATGACAAATCCGATCTTCGCATCTTGCCCGTCTCTGAGGACCGCTCTGGGCTTGGCGATCTCTTCGGCTCGGGCCGTTTCGAGGCGCTCCTCAGCCAGCTTCGCACCAAATTCGATCTCATCATCCTCGATACCGCGCCGCTGACGGCGGTTGCTGATACCCGGATGGTGGTTTCCCTCGCCGATAAGGTCGTGCAGTTTGTGAAATGGAAACAAACGCCGGTTACGGTCGCGCGGACCGCGAACAAGATCCTGGGCGAACTGGATACTGAATTGGCAGGGGCCGTTCTCAGCCAGGTCGATATGCGCGCCCAGGCAGGGTATGGGTATGAAGGCAGCTATCGCTACTACGCGCAGCACGGGAAGTATTATTACGACTAA
- a CDS encoding polysaccharide biosynthesis/export family protein — MRLLSLFAFLALMFSACASTPGGSNSNIVEAGQREPFDAAQYLLGPGDRIRLIVYNEADLSGEFTIDGAGQVSLPLIGEVEANGLTVSEWRQAVDAKLRGGYLKDPRVSAEVAAYRPYYILGEVERAGTYPYQSGLTVLNAVATAEGFTYRANQKYVFIRRDGESVETRYDLTSTTPVRPGDTIRIGERFF, encoded by the coding sequence ATGCGGCTTCTTTCGCTCTTTGCCTTCCTTGCCCTCATGTTCAGCGCCTGCGCTTCGACACCGGGCGGTAGCAATTCGAACATTGTCGAGGCCGGCCAGCGTGAGCCTTTCGATGCCGCGCAATATCTTCTGGGGCCGGGCGACCGGATCCGGCTGATTGTTTATAATGAGGCTGATCTCTCGGGTGAATTCACGATCGATGGCGCAGGGCAGGTCTCCCTGCCGCTGATCGGTGAGGTTGAGGCGAATGGCCTGACAGTCAGCGAGTGGCGTCAAGCGGTCGATGCCAAGCTGCGGGGCGGGTATCTCAAAGACCCGCGGGTCAGCGCCGAGGTGGCGGCCTACCGGCCCTATTATATCCTCGGCGAAGTCGAGCGGGCCGGCACCTATCCCTATCAGTCGGGTCTGACGGTGCTGAATGCCGTCGCGACGGCAGAGGGCTTCACCTACCGCGCCAACCAGAAATACGTCTTCATCCGCCGCGATGGGGAGAGTGTTGAGACCCGGTATGACCTGACTTCGACGACGCCGGTGCGGCCGGGCGATACGATCCGGATCGGCGAACGATTCTTTTGA
- a CDS encoding M23 family metallopeptidase produces the protein MLGLGGCATTKKGPGTLSPPLKRLDISSEFGSRGGRPHYGIDLTADQGTKVMSSADGKVIFAGKQRGFGKIVIIDHGGGVQTYYAHLSRIKTSKGKKVDRGQTIGLVGKTGNASGPHLHFEVRHGGTPVDPLLQLSTLPRG, from the coding sequence ATGCTAGGCCTAGGCGGCTGTGCCACCACCAAGAAGGGGCCGGGCACCCTCTCGCCGCCGCTCAAGCGACTCGATATTTCCTCCGAATTCGGATCAAGGGGCGGACGCCCACATTACGGCATCGACCTGACCGCCGATCAGGGCACAAAGGTCATGTCCTCCGCCGATGGCAAAGTGATCTTTGCAGGAAAGCAACGCGGCTTTGGCAAGATCGTCATCATCGATCATGGCGGCGGGGTGCAGACCTATTATGCGCATCTCTCTCGCATCAAGACCAGCAAGGGCAAGAAAGTCGACCGTGGGCAGACGATCGGCCTTGTCGGCAAGACCGGCAATGCCTCGGGCCCGCATCTTCATTTCGAAGTTCGTCATGGCGGCACGCCAGTTGATCCGCTGCTCCAGCTTTCGACCCTGCCGCGCGGCTGA
- a CDS encoding outer membrane beta-barrel protein, producing MFRDKLHRPAIIGATTIGLVISSFGGVALAESLFIRDRNISVLERERPGYEAEGLRTGQFIIKPKVDVGVGYSSNVFALSDVDAALGFDVFEDESDVYAFARPSVRFESDWSRHAIAGGAYVEAVRFNEFDEESMVDWGAYLDGQIDVTEFADFFGGLSYDRLNESRRSYNSAFLFDEPINYTQGEIYGGYRQEFGRVKIKGQLGAQTRDYDDAQVIPLVVVTPGLFFNADQDFRDRTAITALGEVAFAVTRDTAVYFEAQKNWQDFDGTDAVFRRERDSNGYRVTGGVDFDLTKLMRGRVGIGYFSQEFDDPTYDEISGVAIDAALEWFPSDLTTVTLTADRGVDNSAIISSAGYISSDVMIQLDHELRRNVILSGFAAFGRDEYDDPLLNGMGMPVMDVNGNPVSQEIDRFGVGLGADYYMNRTFSVGVDYTYETQDVARTVFDGGFDTNFDVHQVLITATFKR from the coding sequence GTGTTTCGAGATAAGCTTCACCGTCCGGCCATCATTGGTGCCACCACCATTGGCCTGGTCATTTCCAGCTTCGGCGGGGTTGCACTCGCCGAGTCCCTCTTCATTCGTGACCGGAATATCTCGGTGCTGGAGCGTGAGCGCCCTGGCTATGAGGCCGAGGGCTTGCGGACCGGCCAGTTCATCATCAAGCCAAAGGTCGATGTCGGGGTGGGCTACAGCTCGAACGTCTTTGCCCTGTCCGATGTGGATGCCGCGCTTGGATTTGATGTCTTCGAGGACGAAAGCGACGTCTACGCCTTTGCTCGTCCAAGCGTGCGGTTCGAAAGCGACTGGAGCCGCCATGCAATCGCCGGCGGCGCCTATGTCGAGGCTGTGCGCTTTAACGAATTTGACGAAGAGAGCATGGTCGATTGGGGCGCCTATCTCGATGGCCAGATCGACGTCACCGAATTTGCCGACTTTTTTGGCGGGCTGTCCTATGACCGCCTGAATGAAAGCCGCCGCAGCTATAATTCAGCATTCCTCTTCGACGAGCCGATCAATTACACCCAAGGCGAAATTTATGGCGGCTACCGTCAGGAATTCGGCCGGGTAAAGATCAAGGGGCAGCTTGGTGCCCAGACGCGCGATTATGACGACGCGCAGGTGATCCCGCTGGTTGTTGTCACGCCGGGCCTTTTCTTCAATGCGGATCAGGACTTCCGGGACCGCACCGCGATCACGGCCTTGGGTGAGGTTGCCTTTGCGGTTACCCGCGATACGGCTGTCTATTTCGAGGCGCAGAAGAACTGGCAGGATTTTGACGGCACCGACGCTGTCTTCCGCCGCGAGCGGGATTCCAATGGCTATCGCGTCACGGGCGGGGTTGATTTCGATCTGACCAAGCTGATGCGCGGCCGGGTCGGCATCGGCTATTTCTCTCAGGAATTCGATGATCCGACCTATGACGAAATCAGCGGTGTCGCGATTGATGCGGCGCTTGAATGGTTCCCCAGCGATCTGACCACTGTGACCCTGACCGCCGACCGCGGGGTCGATAATTCAGCGATCATCTCTTCGGCGGGCTATATCTCGTCTGATGTGATGATCCAGCTCGATCACGAGCTGCGCCGCAATGTCATCCTGTCGGGCTTTGCCGCTTTCGGCCGGGACGAATATGACGACCCGCTGCTCAACGGCATGGGCATGCCGGTGATGGACGTGAACGGCAATCCGGTCAGCCAGGAAATCGATCGTTTCGGTGTCGGGCTGGGTGCGGATTACTATATGAACCGAACGTTCTCGGTCGGTGTCGATTATACCTATGAGACCCAGGATGTCGCGCGGACCGTCTTTGATGGTGGCTTCGACACCAATTTCGATGTCCATCAAGTCCTGATCACCGCGACCTTCAAGCGCTGA